A genomic segment from bacterium encodes:
- a CDS encoding glutaredoxin, with protein sequence MPILRDEDKKYITEQFNAKLTSQVKILLFSQNLECEYCKPTEEIMTELASLSEKLTLDIRNLAIESEDAKSYGVDKVPAVILLGEGDKDYGIRFFGVPSGYEFSTLLADIIDVSNGKSDLDAESVSKIQSVASPVDIKVFVTPTCPYCPAAVRAAHKIAMANPGYVRAEMIESVEFPHLANRYAVYGVPKTIINEKTQFEGALPDQAVVEHVLSALKVSGA encoded by the coding sequence ATGCCTATTCTTAGAGATGAAGACAAGAAATACATCACTGAACAATTCAACGCGAAGTTAACGAGTCAAGTAAAGATACTGCTTTTTTCACAGAATCTTGAATGCGAGTACTGCAAGCCTACGGAAGAGATAATGACCGAGCTCGCATCACTCTCGGAAAAGCTCACGCTCGATATACGCAATCTCGCAATAGAAAGCGAGGATGCGAAGAGCTACGGCGTCGACAAGGTGCCTGCCGTAATCCTTCTCGGCGAAGGCGACAAGGATTACGGTATCAGGTTTTTCGGCGTACCCTCGGGCTACGAGTTTTCCACCCTTCTCGCGGACATAATAGACGTATCGAACGGAAAATCCGATCTCGATGCCGAGAGCGTATCAAAGATACAATCGGTTGCCTCGCCTGTGGACATTAAGGTCTTCGTGACTCCGACCTGTCCCTACTGCCCTGCCGCAGTCCGCGCCGCGCACAAGATTGCAATGGCAAATCCCGGGTACGTCCGCGCGGAGATGATAGAATCCGTCGAGTTCCCTCATCTTGCAAACCGCTATGCGGTGTACGGCGTTCCGAAAACGATAATTAACGAGAAGACCCAGTTCGAGGGCGCATTGCCTGACCAGGCCGTTGTCGAGCATGTGCTGAGCGCTCTTAAAGTATCGGGCGCATAA
- a CDS encoding TlpA family protein disulfide reductase, with product MNISERASKAFGPQATLFQEPRARLPRQSVRVQRQRLRSNTTSLRVNILIIERINMRFINILLASLLGAVILAGCGVNGKPKSAQNTGDVTDAASGSQSGDAEKERKLAPDFTLADMNGKAHTLSKYQGKVVLIDFWASWCPPCRAEIPHLVKIYEKYKSDGLVILGVGLDKKENLATISKELGITYTVLVDDRSVTGRLYDVKGIPRTLMLDRKGRIAADHTGFAEGMESELEGEVKKLLSEK from the coding sequence ATGAACATCTCAGAACGAGCATCGAAGGCGTTTGGGCCGCAGGCGACGTTGTTTCAGGAGCCACGCGCCAGATTGCCGCGGCAGTCGGTTCGGGTGCAACGGCAGCGATTGAGGTCGAACACTACCTCGCTTCGCGTTAACATCTTAATAATTGAGAGGATAAACATGAGATTTATCAACATTTTACTGGCTTCCCTTCTCGGGGCGGTCATACTCGCAGGATGCGGGGTAAACGGAAAGCCTAAGTCCGCTCAAAACACGGGCGATGTCACGGATGCCGCGTCCGGCTCGCAGTCCGGGGATGCGGAGAAGGAAAGAAAACTTGCTCCGGATTTCACGCTCGCAGATATGAACGGTAAAGCCCACACCCTGTCCAAGTACCAGGGCAAGGTCGTCCTTATCGATTTCTGGGCGTCCTGGTGCCCGCCGTGCAGGGCTGAGATTCCCCACCTCGTAAAGATTTACGAAAAGTATAAGAGCGACGGACTCGTAATCCTAGGGGTAGGGCTTGATAAAAAGGAAAATCTCGCTACAATCTCAAAGGAACTCGGAATAACCTACACCGTTCTCGTTGACGACCGGAGCGTAACGGGCAGGCTCTACGACGTAAAGGGGATTCCGAGAACGCTCATGCTCGACAGGAAGGGAAGAATAGCAGCCGACCACACCGGCTTCGCCGAAGGGATGGAATCGGAGCTGGAAGGCGAAGTCAAAAAGCTGCTTAGCGAGAAATAG
- the dnaN gene encoding DNA polymerase III subunit beta: MMWFKLERNLLEELIERVVPVIPSRTPYPIIQNILCSTEHGKLSFLATDLDIYVKTWTVLKAKEESKILLPGRKLLGIVKESNADEMEFTREENKIIVKAGRSVFKMPILDAEEFPRMFELPQETRFSVDGKDLRRIFEAVEFAVSKGEDRPAMTGIYWELKNERNRMVATDGHRMAVSEDKNSVPKIEERSQILPTKIFNFFPKEIDGPIDVSMDNTKIGLSFNSTEVVSRLIEGPYPDYEKVIPKEIKNVLTVSREEFTSALRRMMIFTNQVTRQIKLVLGKKTLEISSFSPEGEEAHEELTASYKGESFEVAYNGSYLLDIMRHIETEDVVFDITGALSAALIHGSGTKDEQVRFYLLMPILLD; this comes from the coding sequence ATGATGTGGTTTAAACTTGAAAGAAATCTTCTTGAAGAGTTAATCGAAAGGGTAGTACCCGTCATTCCGTCGCGTACACCCTATCCTATCATTCAAAACATCCTTTGCTCCACCGAGCACGGAAAACTCAGTTTTCTGGCGACCGATCTTGATATCTACGTCAAGACATGGACTGTTCTGAAAGCCAAAGAAGAGTCAAAGATACTTCTTCCCGGAAGAAAACTCCTGGGCATCGTCAAAGAAAGCAACGCCGACGAGATGGAGTTCACAAGGGAGGAAAACAAGATAATAGTCAAGGCCGGCAGAAGCGTATTCAAGATGCCTATCCTCGACGCCGAGGAGTTTCCAAGAATGTTTGAGCTGCCTCAGGAAACAAGATTCAGCGTTGACGGCAAGGATTTGAGGCGAATATTCGAAGCGGTCGAGTTTGCGGTCTCCAAAGGCGAGGACAGACCTGCAATGACAGGCATTTACTGGGAGCTTAAGAACGAACGAAACAGGATGGTCGCCACCGACGGCCATCGCATGGCAGTGAGCGAGGATAAGAACAGCGTACCGAAGATAGAGGAGCGCTCGCAGATTCTTCCCACTAAGATATTCAACTTCTTCCCCAAGGAGATTGACGGTCCTATAGATGTTTCAATGGACAACACGAAGATAGGTCTCTCCTTCAACTCAACAGAGGTCGTCTCAAGACTCATCGAGGGACCGTATCCGGACTATGAAAAGGTCATACCCAAGGAGATAAAAAACGTTCTCACTGTCAGCCGGGAAGAGTTTACGTCCGCTCTCCGCAGGATGATGATCTTCACTAACCAGGTTACGCGGCAGATAAAGCTCGTTTTAGGAAAGAAGACTCTTGAGATATCGTCCTTCTCTCCAGAGGGAGAGGAGGCGCACGAGGAGTTGACCGCCAGCTACAAGGGCGAAAGCTTCGAGGTCGCCTACAATGGCTCCTATCTTCTCGATATAATGCGCCATATCGAGACGGAAGACGTTGTATTCGACATAACGGGCGCGCTTTCTGCAGCGCTCATTCACGGTTCGGGCACAAAAGATGAGCAGGTCCGCTTCTATCTCTTGATGCCCATACTTCTCGATTAA
- a CDS encoding sigma-70 family RNA polymerase sigma factor, protein MLRWASDRSLSRYFKQIMRYPLLTREEEEEYAIRAKLGDLIVEVEAKPAKTRAVLVRAIKKAGAGGVLRLAVQRSGKRMEVTLSLPALIPTYMANTDKAIPILGMKLLELTELNQAQKSFFADIKAGLVITEIAPDSPASSAGLIDYNMEARDKLIVHNLRWVVTIAKQYQNRGLALSELINEGNLGLIQAVSKFDEARKTRLTTYSNWWIRYYIVTALASRHLIKLPIKMRNLAKKIRDRYGVLAQRFGRTPSIEELARELEVSPEEVSCAFDCGVAELSIDALPFDDSKVTFEEVLKDTTSPLPTELSGKEQIERDVRSSLYESLADRELYVVTRHFGIPLPQGRFNMKRISEIFGRPKDQIQQILCAASRKLLSRLRRSLGDEGLRQYAKLSTAQSGMLPELLKKTDDASRKAVLKIMSKVVRNMPAILSDQFEGFELIESEVMALFWSFGPTQPELNLREIGDLLGISREAARQIKERSIKKLKKYLRPQAFDSFFREAI, encoded by the coding sequence ATGCTCAGATGGGCGTCTGACCGCTCGTTATCAAGGTACTTCAAGCAGATAATGCGGTATCCGCTCTTAACGCGCGAGGAGGAAGAGGAATACGCGATTCGCGCGAAGCTCGGAGACCTGATAGTCGAGGTAGAAGCTAAGCCCGCAAAAACGAGAGCGGTCCTCGTGCGTGCGATAAAAAAGGCAGGCGCCGGAGGCGTTTTAAGACTCGCCGTGCAAAGAAGCGGAAAGAGGATGGAAGTAACCCTTTCTCTTCCCGCCTTGATTCCTACATATATGGCGAATACCGACAAGGCAATCCCGATTCTCGGAATGAAGCTGCTTGAACTCACAGAGCTGAACCAGGCTCAAAAAAGCTTTTTTGCAGATATCAAAGCCGGACTCGTCATAACCGAGATAGCCCCGGATTCCCCGGCGTCAAGCGCCGGTCTCATAGACTACAATATGGAGGCCCGGGATAAGCTGATAGTGCACAATCTGCGCTGGGTCGTTACAATCGCAAAGCAGTATCAAAACAGGGGCCTGGCTCTTTCGGAACTCATAAACGAAGGAAATCTCGGCCTTATACAGGCGGTCTCGAAGTTCGACGAGGCCCGCAAGACCCGTTTGACTACTTATTCAAACTGGTGGATACGCTACTACATAGTCACCGCACTCGCATCCAGGCACCTCATAAAGCTGCCCATTAAGATGCGGAATCTTGCCAAGAAGATACGCGACAGGTACGGCGTACTCGCTCAGCGGTTCGGAAGAACGCCGTCCATTGAAGAGCTCGCCCGCGAGCTCGAGGTCTCGCCCGAGGAGGTGTCATGCGCGTTCGACTGCGGTGTCGCGGAGCTATCCATTGACGCCCTGCCCTTTGACGACTCGAAGGTTACATTCGAGGAGGTTCTAAAGGATACAACATCTCCCCTGCCCACAGAGCTTTCCGGCAAGGAGCAGATAGAGCGAGACGTTCGCTCGTCGCTTTACGAATCCCTTGCGGACAGGGAGCTGTATGTCGTTACCAGGCATTTCGGAATCCCTCTGCCCCAGGGCCGCTTCAACATGAAGAGGATCTCCGAAATATTCGGCCGCCCGAAAGACCAGATTCAGCAAATACTCTGCGCTGCATCGAGAAAGCTTCTTTCAAGACTGCGCCGCAGCCTGGGCGATGAGGGACTCAGGCAGTACGCCAAGCTCTCGACAGCGCAGTCCGGGATGCTTCCGGAACTCCTGAAGAAGACGGATGATGCTTCGAGAAAAGCGGTTTTGAAGATAATGAGCAAGGTCGTGAGAAACATGCCCGCCATTCTTTCCGATCAGTTCGAGGGTTTCGAACTGATTGAGTCGGAGGTGATGGCTTTGTTCTGGAGTTTCGGACCGACGCAGCCCGAGCTGAATCTTCGTGAAATCGGCGACCTTCTGGGCATCTCCCGCGAAGCCGCACGCCAGATTAAGGAGCGTTCAATTAAAAAACTAAAGAAGTATCTTAGGCCGCAGGCGTTCGACAGTTTCTTTCGGGAGGCGATATGA
- a CDS encoding DegQ family serine endoprotease → MKELSPKWVGVMVGSAAVAAFGIGLLLAGVLGIFPRAQAQEQPPQNLSGIAAGDSPFVKIADEVIPAVVNIGTTRKVKVSGVFPFDDPIFRRFFGDEMPDAPREQTRQSLGSGVIFRQDGYIITNNHVVEGADDITVTMHDGRTFAGKQVKLIGRDPQTDIAVIKIQVSEELPVARLGNSDSIRVGDWAVAIGNPYGLEGTLTVGVISAKGRTNLPLPSQQRYQNFIQTDAAINPGNSGGPLCSIKGDVIGINSAITSPYGGNVGVGFAVPVNMAKSVATQLIDKGKVERGYLGILPQEITSDMRKGLGLKEKGGVLVGNVVQGTPAEKSGIRDGDVILALNGKEVATVEEFRERVAAMSPGTTVDFKVWRNGSTMSVKAKLISYPEEELSQKSTQDNIEDAPFGIMVRSLSSSDMENLEISSGALVVDVRSGSAAERAGIKPGDVILKIDNRQVTDASSFAKAAEELKKSGKEVMLVQVYRSGQRFFITMRQE, encoded by the coding sequence ATGAAGGAACTATCTCCAAAGTGGGTAGGAGTAATGGTCGGTTCAGCCGCTGTTGCGGCGTTCGGAATAGGACTGCTTCTTGCCGGCGTCCTGGGAATATTCCCCCGCGCCCAGGCACAGGAGCAGCCTCCCCAGAATTTATCAGGCATAGCGGCCGGCGACAGCCCGTTCGTGAAGATAGCGGACGAGGTTATCCCGGCTGTCGTCAACATTGGTACAACCCGCAAGGTCAAGGTCAGCGGCGTTTTCCCCTTCGATGATCCCATCTTTAGGCGCTTCTTCGGCGACGAGATGCCGGATGCTCCCCGCGAACAGACTCGGCAGAGTCTTGGTTCGGGCGTCATCTTCAGGCAGGACGGCTACATTATAACCAACAACCACGTTGTCGAGGGCGCGGACGATATAACGGTCACCATGCACGACGGCAGGACATTCGCGGGCAAGCAGGTCAAGCTCATAGGCCGGGACCCGCAGACCGATATAGCGGTAATAAAGATTCAGGTCTCAGAAGAGCTGCCCGTTGCAAGGCTCGGCAACTCAGACTCCATCCGCGTCGGAGACTGGGCAGTCGCTATCGGAAATCCTTACGGACTGGAGGGTACGCTCACAGTAGGAGTCATCTCCGCCAAGGGACGCACGAACCTTCCCCTGCCCTCCCAGCAGCGCTACCAGAATTTCATCCAGACCGACGCTGCAATCAATCCAGGCAACTCAGGCGGACCCTTGTGCAGCATAAAGGGCGATGTGATAGGTATAAACTCAGCAATTACGTCGCCTTACGGAGGAAACGTGGGCGTCGGCTTCGCAGTGCCCGTCAACATGGCCAAAAGCGTAGCCACCCAGCTTATAGATAAGGGAAAGGTAGAGCGCGGTTATCTCGGGATTCTTCCCCAGGAGATCACGTCCGACATGCGCAAGGGGCTCGGTCTCAAGGAAAAGGGCGGCGTGCTCGTCGGCAACGTTGTGCAAGGGACGCCTGCCGAGAAATCCGGGATACGCGACGGCGACGTGATTCTCGCCCTCAACGGAAAAGAAGTCGCAACGGTCGAGGAGTTCCGCGAGCGTGTCGCTGCGATGTCTCCAGGGACGACGGTCGATTTCAAGGTCTGGCGCAACGGTTCGACCATGAGCGTTAAAGCCAAGCTCATATCCTATCCCGAAGAGGAACTCAGCCAGAAGAGCACGCAAGACAACATCGAAGACGCTCCGTTCGGCATAATGGTGCGTTCGCTCTCCTCCTCCGATATGGAGAATCTTGAAATCTCCTCGGGCGCGCTCGTCGTTGACGTCCGAAGCGGATCGGCCGCCGAGAGAGCCGGAATAAAGCCGGGCGACGTCATTCTCAAGATAGACAACCGCCAGGTAACGGACGCCTCCTCGTTCGCCAAGGCGGCAGAAGAGTTAAAGAAATCGGGCAAGGAAGTGATGCTTGTCCAGGTATACCGCAGCGGACAGCGCTTCTTCATCACCATGCGCCAGGAGTAA
- the dnaA gene encoding chromosomal replication initiator protein DnaA, with protein sequence MTEATLWNNVLERLRARIPEEGFNTWFKPTRFVEKRENTILVEVPNPFFVEWIEEYYGKALAEALADLDSGGLRVAFQARKVDPGAARPKFVRRRIVYAQDGSRLQERYTFTNFVVGEHNRFAHAAALAVAEAPSDVYNPLFIYGGVGLGKTHLVQAIGNYLVRTRPKLSVAYIPAETLFIELIDAVEKNTRMEFKNRYRSKDILLIDDIHFLRGKESLQEEIFHLFNHLYEGGKQVVLTSDRPPREIPTLEERLASRFAGGLVVDIQPPDIETRIAILRSKADTEGQVLPQDVAYFIASRVRSNIRELEGTLIRLLALSSLTGRSLTTNLAEEVLHELLRNRPKTTPARIAKHVARTFNISTEEMLSRSRTANLALARQSAMFLMRKILGLPLKEIGRFFGGKDHTTVIHAIEKVRRLTEEDAEFKDQLFGIEQRINRS encoded by the coding sequence GTGACTGAAGCGACGCTTTGGAACAACGTACTGGAAAGGCTCAGGGCGCGAATACCCGAAGAGGGGTTCAACACCTGGTTCAAACCGACGCGCTTCGTCGAGAAGCGTGAGAACACGATACTTGTCGAGGTGCCGAATCCGTTCTTCGTGGAGTGGATTGAAGAGTACTACGGCAAAGCGCTGGCAGAGGCCCTGGCTGATCTCGACTCGGGCGGCTTAAGGGTCGCTTTTCAGGCGCGCAAGGTAGACCCAGGTGCGGCAAGGCCGAAGTTCGTTCGCAGACGCATCGTTTACGCCCAGGACGGTTCAAGGCTGCAGGAGCGCTACACGTTCACGAACTTCGTGGTCGGCGAACACAACCGTTTTGCCCACGCCGCTGCCCTGGCAGTTGCCGAGGCGCCATCCGATGTCTACAATCCTTTGTTCATCTACGGGGGGGTCGGGCTTGGCAAGACCCACCTGGTGCAGGCGATAGGCAATTATCTCGTCAGGACAAGGCCGAAGCTGTCAGTGGCCTACATACCTGCCGAAACGCTGTTCATAGAACTCATTGACGCCGTTGAGAAGAACACCAGGATGGAGTTCAAGAACCGCTACCGCTCGAAGGACATACTTCTCATAGACGACATTCATTTCCTGAGAGGGAAGGAGTCTCTCCAGGAGGAGATTTTCCACCTGTTCAATCACCTGTACGAGGGCGGAAAGCAGGTGGTGCTGACATCGGACCGGCCGCCGCGCGAGATACCGACTCTAGAGGAACGACTCGCTTCACGCTTTGCCGGAGGTCTTGTAGTCGATATCCAGCCTCCCGACATAGAGACGAGGATAGCGATCCTTCGCTCCAAGGCTGACACCGAGGGCCAGGTTCTTCCCCAGGACGTCGCATACTTCATAGCCTCACGCGTTCGCTCCAATATCCGCGAACTCGAGGGCACGCTCATAAGGCTTCTTGCGCTCTCCTCGCTGACAGGACGTTCCCTTACGACGAATCTTGCCGAGGAGGTCCTTCACGAGCTTTTGAGGAACAGGCCTAAGACCACGCCTGCAAGAATAGCCAAGCACGTTGCAAGAACCTTTAATATCTCTACCGAAGAGATGCTCTCGCGCAGCCGCACCGCTAATCTTGCGCTTGCAAGACAGTCCGCGATGTTCCTCATGCGCAAGATACTGGGACTTCCGCTTAAGGAGATAGGCCGCTTCTTCGGCGGCAAGGATCACACCACTGTCATTCACGCCATTGAAAAGGTTCGGCGGCTTACCGAGGAGGACGCCGAGTTCAAAGACCAGCTCTTCGGAATCGAACAGAGAATAAACCGGAGCTGA
- a CDS encoding T9SS type A sorting domain-containing protein, whose product MFVLGLFLFTGILVEPFKIAEPESEHHQRKVSAAMAPDGRFAVAWIDSTTIGADKYWSKQDVFVRFFGKEGSPLTPAQKIIKLADTTRMPYVSLCVDSSGNYVLALQESPVQYSDSDFVRIGFFDKDGSMLTIQTAFLAPLTYLTRCLDISCNTQGNFALTYGGGNIWVRRFLADGTPSGETFLAHADFGDSITHFRYPSIAMNDTGDIVVSWLKYLHTDNAWPYFQVFDSKDSSAIPWEPGGHLFFEADTEYTTRPEVRWLDNDRFVAFWIDHFHTWTLKGRIFSKKGAEPHSIQNLVEDNTGDSIFAAWANPAGNYMTAVNSERYVAAYPRIHVRKSDNVMWVHAAGSRGEIVGDEPLPSTGVFEISPPFGPDTLLDANPQTPAVACNDDRIVWVYPRMEPDGLFKVYAVVTDWNMVGISEPVTPATPPPHVTHLEIANPIGSSITLRYSNCPNGFSASVYDASGRKIDELSTPNQSGVLVWGSSQRPGVYFIVPQVEKASPSKVVLVK is encoded by the coding sequence ATGTTTGTTTTGGGTTTGTTTCTTTTCACAGGTATTCTTGTAGAGCCGTTCAAGATAGCCGAACCTGAGTCGGAACATCACCAGAGGAAGGTAAGCGCTGCAATGGCTCCTGATGGGCGATTTGCAGTGGCGTGGATTGACAGTACAACAATAGGAGCGGATAAGTATTGGTCCAAACAAGATGTTTTTGTCCGTTTCTTTGGAAAGGAAGGTTCACCTTTAACACCGGCTCAAAAGATAATTAAGCTGGCAGATACAACCAGAATGCCCTATGTATCGCTTTGTGTAGACTCCTCAGGGAACTATGTACTTGCTTTGCAGGAATCCCCTGTCCAGTATTCCGACAGCGATTTCGTGCGGATTGGGTTTTTCGACAAGGACGGCAGTATGTTAACCATTCAAACGGCTTTTCTTGCTCCACTGACTTATTTAACTAGATGTCTGGATATATCTTGTAACACTCAAGGGAACTTTGCATTAACCTATGGAGGAGGCAATATCTGGGTAAGGAGATTTCTTGCAGACGGTACGCCTTCAGGCGAAACCTTTTTGGCTCATGCGGACTTTGGAGACTCGATTACCCATTTTAGATATCCGAGCATCGCAATGAACGACACCGGCGACATCGTTGTCAGCTGGCTGAAATATTTACATACTGATAACGCATGGCCGTACTTTCAGGTATTCGACTCAAAGGATTCATCGGCTATACCATGGGAACCAGGCGGCCATCTCTTCTTCGAGGCCGATACCGAGTATACCACTCGGCCTGAGGTTCGCTGGTTGGACAACGACCGCTTCGTGGCGTTCTGGATAGACCATTTTCATACTTGGACCCTTAAGGGCAGGATATTTTCAAAAAAAGGCGCAGAACCACACTCAATACAGAACCTTGTTGAAGACAATACAGGAGACTCCATCTTTGCGGCATGGGCGAATCCCGCAGGCAACTACATGACCGCGGTCAATAGTGAGCGGTACGTTGCAGCATACCCTCGCATACACGTAAGAAAGTCGGACAATGTCATGTGGGTTCACGCGGCAGGTTCGCGCGGCGAGATAGTTGGCGACGAGCCTTTACCTAGTACCGGCGTATTCGAGATCTCGCCGCCATTCGGCCCTGACACGTTGCTGGATGCGAACCCGCAGACCCCGGCTGTGGCGTGCAATGATGACCGCATCGTATGGGTCTACCCTCGGATGGAACCGGACGGCCTATTCAAGGTCTACGCAGTCGTCACGGACTGGAACATGGTCGGCATCTCCGAACCCGTAACACCCGCAACACCCCCTCCCCACGTAACGCACCTCGAGATAGCCAACCCGATAGGAAGTTCGATCACCCTGCGCTACTCCAACTGCCCGAACGGTTTCTCCGCATCCGTCTACGACGCTTCGGGCAGGAAAATCGATGAGCTTTCAACCCCGAACCAATCCGGGGTCCTGGTTTGGGGATCAAGCCAGAGGCCAGGAGTTTATTTTATCGTGCCGCAGGTAGAGAAGGCTAGTCCTTCAAAAGTCGTGCTGGTAAAGTGA
- a CDS encoding carbamoyltransferase HypF, translating to MRIRVTGAVQGVGFRPFCYSQAVKHGLAGFVKNDLSGVEIALEGDRSGIEGFIEALRSKPPPASRISGIVVEEARAQGFAGFKIIASERGNASQGLEVSADLATCEECRREIFDPGDRRYGYAFTNCTDCGPRYTIIKDLPYDRPMTTMEEFRMCSDCRSEYENPLDRRFHAQPNACSVCGPDVALLDSSGRAVACRNPIEETAALIARGRIVAVKGLGGYHLVCDASSVGAIRELRLRKKRPHKALALMARDVDAARTYARISWEEERVLKSSSAPILLLEWNEQMPQELKDAIAPMSPGVGIMLAYTPLHHLLFTQTLVDPLSTAKGVVVATSANRGDEPLIADERELFERLTGVFDAALVHNRRIKNRIDDSVGFFLPLNRGLKAESQAESGIVSPSESLGFAWGDGFYLVRRARGFAPQPFRTPFEFPPMLSVGAEMKGSFALSEGSRLWLSPHVGELTNRRTIEFFEETLETYMRWFRVKPGVVVADMHPDYLSTRWAERFSQEKGIPLVGVQHHHAHIASVIFEHTLTEPVIGLALDGTGYGAQPTEKQGFSMGTQAKEIDRGADADNQRNAVISSEEPSGVGSIWGCELLYVPDEGARYERLGHLLPLALAGGELAIRRPRRMAAGVVADLFGSDKAVELFGREAEIVSAQLAGGRTARVARVARGGRGGLEVVRASSAGRLFDTVAGILGLVDEITYEAQAAVALEWLAVSAFEDGLGGYPFDITPERLIDPKPCLSEILADLEKGRDKSVIAARFHKGFADALVLWALKAAEEKGASTIAASGGVLANRLLQRFLGAGAQERGLRFYTTKLVPSTDGGIAVGQLQVAAKLAQLGLIKK from the coding sequence GTGCGCATACGGGTAACCGGGGCGGTTCAAGGGGTAGGCTTCAGACCATTCTGTTACAGCCAGGCCGTAAAACACGGTCTGGCTGGTTTCGTTAAGAACGACCTTTCGGGCGTCGAGATAGCGCTCGAGGGTGATAGATCGGGGATTGAGGGGTTCATAGAAGCGTTGAGGAGCAAGCCGCCTCCTGCATCAAGGATATCGGGGATAGTGGTCGAGGAGGCACGCGCACAGGGATTCGCGGGTTTCAAGATTATCGCAAGCGAGCGGGGCAACGCTTCGCAGGGGCTAGAGGTATCGGCAGACCTTGCAACATGCGAGGAGTGCAGGCGCGAGATTTTTGACCCGGGCGACCGCAGATACGGGTACGCCTTCACCAACTGCACGGACTGCGGTCCACGATACACGATAATCAAGGACCTTCCCTACGACAGACCCATGACTACGATGGAGGAGTTCAGGATGTGTTCGGACTGCCGCAGCGAGTACGAAAATCCTCTGGACAGGCGCTTTCATGCGCAGCCCAACGCCTGTAGCGTATGCGGTCCTGATGTGGCGCTGCTCGATTCCTCAGGCAGAGCGGTTGCATGCAGGAACCCTATTGAGGAGACCGCAGCCCTCATCGCCCGGGGTAGAATCGTCGCGGTAAAAGGGCTTGGAGGCTACCACCTGGTCTGCGACGCATCAAGCGTCGGGGCGATACGCGAGCTGCGGCTGCGCAAAAAGAGACCGCACAAGGCGCTCGCACTCATGGCAAGGGATGTGGATGCGGCGAGAACGTACGCCCGCATAAGCTGGGAGGAGGAGAGGGTCTTGAAATCATCGTCCGCGCCGATACTGCTCCTTGAGTGGAACGAACAGATGCCGCAGGAGCTCAAGGACGCCATAGCGCCCATGAGTCCGGGCGTCGGAATAATGCTCGCCTACACGCCCCTGCATCACCTCTTGTTCACGCAGACCTTGGTCGACCCGTTGAGTACGGCTAAAGGTGTAGTCGTCGCGACGAGCGCCAACCGCGGGGACGAGCCCCTGATAGCGGATGAACGCGAGCTCTTCGAACGTCTCACAGGCGTCTTCGACGCGGCACTCGTGCACAACAGAAGGATAAAGAACCGCATAGACGATTCCGTCGGTTTCTTTCTGCCTCTCAACCGGGGCTTGAAGGCAGAGAGCCAGGCTGAGTCAGGAATAGTGTCCCCAAGTGAATCTCTAGGATTCGCTTGGGGTGATGGTTTCTATCTCGTGCGCAGGGCGCGAGGGTTTGCTCCGCAACCGTTCCGGACCCCGTTCGAGTTTCCCCCGATGCTCTCCGTGGGCGCCGAGATGAAGGGGTCTTTCGCACTGTCTGAGGGTTCAAGGCTCTGGCTCTCTCCCCATGTAGGCGAGCTGACGAACCGCAGAACGATAGAGTTTTTCGAGGAGACGCTCGAGACCTACATGAGATGGTTCAGGGTTAAGCCCGGCGTCGTCGTGGCCGACATGCACCCCGACTACCTCTCCACGCGCTGGGCCGAGCGCTTCTCGCAGGAGAAGGGGATCCCCCTTGTGGGAGTCCAGCACCACCACGCGCACATAGCGTCCGTTATCTTCGAGCACACGCTCACAGAGCCCGTCATCGGTCTCGCGCTCGACGGAACCGGGTACGGAGCGCAACCCACAGAAAAGCAAGGCTTTTCTATGGGAACCCAAGCTAAAGAGATTGACCGCGGAGCAGATGCTGACAATCAAAGAAACGCCGTGATTTCGTCTGAAGAACCGAGTGGGGTAGGCAGTATTTGGGGCTGCGAGCTCCTCTACGTCCCAGACGAAGGCGCACGATATGAGAGGCTCGGTCATCTTTTGCCCCTGGCGCTCGCGGGCGGAGAGCTTGCCATCAGGAGACCGCGAAGGATGGCCGCAGGCGTGGTGGCAGACCTGTTCGGCTCCGACAAGGCAGTCGAACTCTTCGGCAGGGAGGCCGAGATAGTGTCCGCTCAGCTCGCAGGCGGGCGGACGGCGCGGGTAGCGCGGGTAGCGCGAGGAGGGCGAGGAGGGCTGGAAGTAGTGAGGGCATCGAGCGCTGGCAGGCTCTTCGATACGGTTGCCGGCATCCTCGGCCTGGTGGATGAGATAACGTACGAGGCACAGGCGGCCGTTGCGCTCGAATGGCTGGCGGTTTCCGCATTCGAGGATGGCCTGGGGGGCTATCCATTCGATATAACCCCGGAGCGGTTGATTGACCCGAAGCCGTGCCTTTCCGAGATACTCGCGGATTTAGAGAAGGGAAGGGACAAGAGCGTGATTGCGGCCCGGTTCCACAAGGGTTTTGCCGACGCGCTCGTCTTGTGGGCGCTTAAGGCCGCAGAGGAGAAGGGCGCAAGCACCATCGCGGCATCAGGCGGCGTGCTGGCGAACCGCTTGCTGCAGCGGTTTCTGGGCGCAGGCGCACAGGAGCGCGGACTGCGTTTCTACACCACTAAGCTGGTGCCGTCTACGGACGGAGGAATCGCTGTCGGACAACTTCAAGTAGCAGCGAAACTTGCCCAACTGGGACTGATTAAGAAATAA